The following nucleotide sequence is from Hippoglossus stenolepis isolate QCI-W04-F060 chromosome 18, HSTE1.2, whole genome shotgun sequence.
ttgtgttAACATTGCACCGTAAACACTGATTAACCCGATTTATCATGGCTGGTGCGCATGATTAGAGGGTTCTGTAAATGTGCGTTACTGCCTGTGAGCATGTTATTGACGTGTTGACtctttgttgccatggtaagGCTGTTGTTATTGTAGCGGCGTGACGATAAAGAGGATTACAATCCTCATGGTCGTCTGTGCCAGATGTTTAGATTGTTTACACATCATGTGGCTGCAGACAGTAGCACAGCGGTTTAACAGCCCTGAACTGACGCCTGTGACACAAATGAAGGTTAAATTCCATCTAAAATATTTCATCTCAAACATGATTTTCCATCTACTTTAAATTCGTAACACAGCGTCAGGGTTATGTATTACCATTGAAGGCAGGTATCAAAAGAGTGGTAATTGTATCCtagcaacaataataatatttaatgacTTGAATGATCTCTATTCACtttgctttcttcttctctaaGATTAAGTGTCATCAAATATTTCACATCCAGTTtcctgatgttttctaatcacctCTTTACTTGGAAATTATCTTTTTGTTGCATTTCATGAAGAGATGACGTTTACTATGATGTTTCTAAGCGTGGTGCGTCTCCAATCAGGAGCAGTATGTGTGACTACGACTCTTGGCTTTAACTAAACTCATGTGGAAAAGTATTTACTCTCAGCAGAGCCAGCGGAGCATCTCTGCAGTGCAGCTGCCCTAGTTACAGAGCAGCTGAGTAAGAGGGAGAGACGCTGGTTGGCTCaggcagcgagaggaggagTTAGTAAATGGTTGACTGAATCGTGGAGGTTTGGCTGTGTTGGGGGCTGAGGGCCAGATgcagaaaacacagttttacTGGGGGAccagtgaagtgaagtgatggAGCAGACTCTGACAGCTGGAGTCTTCAGGTGTTCTCtagatatttatcttttttctgctctgtctgcagctcctaCGCCAgaattaaacacacatttttcttcactaaccacttaaataaaataattggaTCCCTGAGGCGCTGAGCTTGTTTCAGCTCTGCAGCTAGAAAAGCCACTGGATTATTTTTGACACCTACAGAAGCCGTGTTCActcatgaatgtgtgtttgtgatgagaCCTGAATTACAAAGATCACTGAGGCCAGAAAACCCAGCAGCCGACTCACAGGgagatacaaacaaacacttcataTGCAGCAAACACCAAAAACAAGTAAATGatttatacaaataacatttacatGCAGCATGTCACCATTGTCAGGacaaaattcaaaatgttgaaattttaGGAAATCAAATTGGAAATAATGTCACCTCCTCCCTCATAGAATCCCTCAGTTCAACTTTATCATTGCATGAAGAATTCTGCACTGCTGATAATGTCTGATGAGCCTCAGGAAGTGTATTAAAGATCcattaaatgtttgaattataTCCATTTTTAATTCTCATTATGTTCTCATGGATTTTTTATCAGATTTCGACAACCAGCCTGTGCTTGATCTGAATGTGCAGCATGTCTCTATTTTCTACTCGTCTATTTTTACTACACTTACAAGTGATTGTGTTCTTGCAGGATTTAATTTTAGGAACATGGAGCCAGTTTCCTTGGTCCAACCTCATCCAGCGTTATGATTGGAGCATCCAGTCTCTCAGGCGACACCCTGATAGCGTGCCACTTCCCTGTGGTCCAGCTTCCCACATGGCAACTTCCTGTCCAGGACTTGTGCAGCTCGGCCAAGAGGTCCGGCCGTCTGTGCGCCGTAGGCCTGACCCGAGCTGTGTCGCTCCCAGAGCAAGACTCGCTCAACCGAGAACAAGGCTTCGTCGGGGGCAGGAGACCTTTCTCCAGCAGCTACAGCAGACTCAATGAGGAccgagcggaggaggaggggggggccaGCGACAGCAGCGGGAGATACGACTCCACCTCGTCACCAGAGGAGACGAGCTCCTACCTGAAGAAGGAAAGCTCTGAGACGAGAGGCAGTGTGAGTTTGTCACCAGAGGAGACGAGCTCCTACCTGAAGAAGGAAAGCTCTGAGGTGAGAGGCAGTGTGAGGTCGCACAACTCATTCCTTCCCTGCACACAGCTcgatgaggatgaggaagatgaggatagCGATGGAGATAATCTGCACAGATACCACGAGGACTCCTCTTTTCTATTGCATGGAAATTCTAATTGGCCACTGAGTAATGGTGCCAGACATTACGCCGTGCCCCTTGGAGACATGGAGGGTGAATGGGGCAAGGAAGGGACCGTGCTGGGAATTGAGAGCAACCAAGAGTGGCTGTCTAACCAGCCCAACCCCCTGGACTCTCATGTGAACAGATCTGGTGTCACGAGGATGGCCTGTGGAGAGCAGGACTCCGACAGACACAAATGTTCCCCGGAGGTGATGTGTAACACAGAGTATGTCAGCGACTCTTCCTGCAACAGTTCAGATGGCGTCTTGGTTAACTTCTGCACGATGTACAACCGGAGCAACAACCCCGCCACACCTCGTGACCTCAGCAGTCCTGCACTTCCCCCATCTCAGTCGCATGAGGGATCTGTGTTCCTCAACCTCCATCCTGTCCCCCAGACTCGGACCGAGGACCTCCAACAAGCTGACATGAGGAGTAACTCTCCCCCAAAAGACGAGGTCGACTTGACGCCCTCTGCTTCCCGCTGGTCACCTCAGGGCCTCGACTCTAACTGTAACCTGTTCTCCCTGGAGCCGCTGCCCCCGGGTCTCTCCTCTCTGGAGGTATCAGACCTGACTGCCTGTCTACAAAGCCAGAGCACACTGGCCATTGGGACCAATCAGAAGTACTACAAGCTTGTGACCTGCGACCTCTCCTCCCAGTCGCCCAGCCCGGCCTGGTCCAGCGTCAACAGCTGCCCAGAGGGTCCGAGCAGAAgcagccccctccctccctctgagcACCTCTTCATCCATTATGTGAAAGAAGGACCGCACACAGAAGAGAAGAAGGTAATTAATACACTTCTGATCGTACGTGTGCAGTAGAGTGGATACATCTGCCAagcaacagtccccttataacaccacatttaaatccactagatacAGATTTCCCCTAAAGAGAAACAATGAgtgattattaatattttgcAGCCTAGGTTATCATAGATCTGTACAGCATTAGTAAATGAATAAAGCTTTTAGTTATACCTGACAGTATAATCCTTTATAAAGGCTTAAAAGTGGACTGTTGATTTGCTTCTATAAATTAAAGCAGTTCtactttttctcttcctttcagGACAAAGTTgatcaacaaaaagaaaacatgttctcCTCCCACTTCCAGACGGATGATTACCAGgctgcctccacctccactgACAAAGGATTCTGCAGGAGGAAACATACAGACAGCATCCAGGACCTCTGCCGCACGCCCTGTTCACTGTGCCCCAGCCCGTGTAGCCCACGTAGCAGGAAAGGCGAAAACACAAGTGGTGCGTCCATACAGCCATCTGGGATTCTGAACCGGGAGCACTGTTATACTGACGCTGCTGAGGAGGGTAAGGGAAGGGGGGGGAACACAAAGCACATACCCATGCAAAGATATCAGAAATAGATGAAGCAGTTTTTGTTCAGTGTaaaatctttttctctttctcttatcctctctacctcctcctaGGCGCGTGTTCATTGGAAAACGCACTGGTGCGCTACAGTAAAGCCCAGAGGCCGACCTCGCTGCCCATTCAGCCCTTCGTTCTGAGTCCCGCGGACAAACAGCAGACTCAGGCGCAGCACCTGGGCTGTCTCCTGGAGCAGTACATCAACCAAAAGAGCAGCAGGTCCAGCAGCTCCGAGCCCGGCCGCAAGGGCAAGGGCAAAAGTAGTCGGTGCTTTTCTAATCTTCAGCCATCGCCCGCGAGCAGTCGCCGCCCCATCTTCCTGGAAGCCCCGTCAAGCTCTGATACCTGCTCCACCTGCACGCCGAGCCCGGAGTGCTTCGGCCGCAGACACACGTGGAGCCAGGCCAGCAGAAGCCAAGGACGTGTCAGTCCGTGCACATCAAAAAGCAGCCTGGGTCCATCTCACACCAGCCCAAAGCCCAGGTCGAGTCAGGAGCTGGATAAAACAAGCCCCTGCTCAGGCACAACTCAGACAAACAGTTGTTTAAATCTGACCTCGGCTCCAAATCAGTCGAGCCGAGTTAAAATTCCCACCTGCGAGGACCTGATCGAGCTCACCCCTGAGCAGAGCTACGTCGACCATCAGCCCCAGAACAACACCTCCTACCATTCAATATTCTCTCATACACCCCCCATTTTAGCCCTAACCACTGATACGCGTCACCCAAACCTTCAGGTCTCCTCATCCACCCCCACATtctcacaaacagaaaagaaactgcCACATCGCAGAGCTACACCTTCAGCCGACTCCGGCTTTTTCCACGGGAGCTTCACAGCTGCCCTCTCCTCGgtcactcctctctcctctttgagttctctgctctcctctgctgcgTCTGGCCTCCATCCACAGCAAATGCAGGACTCTGCCGGGCACAGTGGGagacagagtcagagtcagcaCAGTGAATCTCTGATCCTGAGCGACAGGCCGCCAACAGAGTTCTGCCTCTCGCCTGAAACATCGTATGAGTCCCTGTCTATCAGCCATCTtcagaggagaggtgagggtCAACTCATGAATGACACACTAGCGTATGACACACATAAGAATCTGAATGGGGTAAAAAGTGACTCGGTTGCAGGAACGACTCAAGGATTCCACCGTAATTGGATTGGCTATTCAGTGATGAGCCGCTGAGAACAGCAATAAAATctcactgtgctgcagcagtgcCTTCAATACCCTGAAGGGGCTTTCTTTCAAACATGACCTATTTTTAACTCTCCCTGCTCGGGATTGGCTGAGCCTCCTGCTCTGCAGCCTATGTGAGTGAGGCTgcaagagagcgagagggagaatGATGCGGTAGAAACGGTGCTAATGATTTATTACGCACCTAATCATTTTGTTTCAGTGCTGCCATATGGAATCTTGGTGCCAATGTAATTACATAAGCGTGAACCCTGAGATGGGGGATTGTCCGTGGAGGTAtctgcagcagcggtggagagGTAGTGTGGTGCAGCACTGCAGGCAGCGTCAACATGCATAAAGAATTCACCATGACATTTGCAGAGGCTAGCCATGAGATGAAGAAAGGCAGACTGTGAGGGAGGCAATTCAATCAGGGTCACTGCTGAAATGGAAAACTGACTCCATTATCTTCTGCTCTCGTTCACATTTGCATTCCAGCAATAGGTTAAATACTGAaagcgctctctctctttcatctttcCACTGACCTAGTTCATAAggaaaatctttaaaaaattcatttaatttattaagGAGTCTttcaagtaaaaaataaatctgatgaCACTGTTAAGATAGATATAAAATCGCTGCACTAAAATTAATATTGTGGAAGATTCTTGAAACAAGTTGATTTGCACTGGAAACAGGTTAACAGCTTATTCTAGAATAATAAGACTTTCAGCCCTCgctccccttatgaaaccacatttaaatcatttagatcctgatttttatttggatccgcaccacaTTGCACTCTCCTAAACAGACAAGTATATTTAACATCAGAATGATTATCTCAGCCTCCTGATCCTGATCAGCACCAGAGTTTAACAGGTTCTTCTTGCAATGATGTACGGAAATCTcggaaatcggttgagtagtttttgtgttatcctgccaACGAACATAGAACCaacccacaaaaaaacataacctccttggcggggGTAATTACATCGCTAGACTTTTAGAATGCATGAAGCATCAGTTATAATTTCAACCTGTCAAAACCTCTTTGTCGTCTATTGTCTGTAGGTTTGCTCAGATCTGTGAGCAGAGCGGTGGATTTGATCATGGCTCattttggcagcagcagagacccAGAAGAAAAGGTATGAACCGGCAGAGCTGAGCCCCTCGAGCGATGTGACTCAATGGAGGAGCGCCAAACTGCCATTACTTACATTATAGGATTGGAGTCAAATAACCTGAGTCAGCAGGAGATGTGCTGTATCATATTTATATCTCTCTGGCACAGATGCGTCTGGGGAACAGCTCTTGGAGTCCCACCATTGCAGGTCTGGTCCTGGAGCATCTGTGTCCGACGATCCAGAATATTTTAGAGGACGGGCTCAGGGATCACAAACTGGATCTCATCATCGGGCAGCGCCGAAACCACTCCTGGACGCTGGTGGACATCTCTACAAGAATAGGTATTTGTGAGTAGTTAAAGCATAATGAAGTGAATGTGATTCAAAGCGACTGTCATGAATGTAACAGCCCTTGTTGTGGGCTCTTTGATGAACTCTCTTTGATGTTGACAGGTCCATCCACCAGAGTCCTCCACAGCCTGGTGTCCAAAATCAAACAATGTCCCCAGCTCTCCAGCCACTGTATGAGAATGAGGGCCTTCATAATGGGTTTGCTTAAGTAAGGACCATCTGGGACTTAGTGATGCTAAATGATGCTAATAAAAATTACTGTAGATGAAAACCTTTATatcttttgattttgatttgctCTTTTTCAGCTTAAGGGCTTTGGAATTCTGGCTCAGTCACTTTCAGAGTCAAAAAAGTGAGTGAACCaactttaatgtttgtttttcaaactggCAGCGTCACTTGTAACATTGTGACCATGTTAGCATGCTGTGTTTAGCATTTTGCTGAAGTACACACCTCCGTTAGCATCCCTTTAGACCcttaaataattataaataagaGTTTTGACTTATTGAGACAAATTATTGTGTATGTTCTGAACTCCACAGATTTAATAACAACAAACTACCATTCTTGGGGGTTCCTGTCAATGTCACTGGGCCAGTGTCAGCCCTTGTTTCAGgaactgctgcttctgctgcagccGCTCTCCGTGTTGCCCTTTGACCTCAACCTGCTCCTGGAGCCCCGACTGTTGTGTAACAGACAGCTGTGTCCCGAGGAGCAGGGGGTCTCCCCACCTCAGCCGTGCTCAGCCCTCCTAGCGACCAACTGGCCACTTCTGCAAGCCGACAGAAAGGTGGACAGCAGCTACATCAGTCAGCAAACCAAGATGTCACAACACATAGGTGTGCATCACCAAGAGTCACCCAGTCGTCTCAATTCAAGCTCCATCAAGCTGCAATGTGGAGGGACGCAGGCCAACAGGAGCCCATGGTTAGCTCCTATTCCAGAGTGGTGCCAGAAAGAGCCTGACCTTGTGGATGGTGTGGTTGAAGGGGAGGACTGCAGCCAGAATTATGCAGATACTTGGTCTCAGATAAGTATGGACAGTAAgcaagaagagaagaggagagataaaGACAATGGGACCCTGAATGCATCAGCTTGTGTCCAGGTGGAGAGCCCCTGTCAGGGGGGGCTGCGCTGGGCCAAACTGTTTGGAGCGGCCGATTCttccagcagagcagagacagtTTCTCAGAGTCCCATCGGAGCACAAACCAGAAGGTGAGAACCATGTTCAATCAAAACAAGCACAGACTCTGTTCTTTGATTTTTAAACTACTTtaatcagtttttctttcttagaTCGATGAAAGTTTGACAATGTTCTCATGACGTTTCTGTGTGATTGATTTCAGACGACCATCACAGTGGCTTCATTTGGACAGATCGCAGCTTGGACTGTTGGCTCAATCCATAAAGTCAATGAAGATAGTAGCAGCACAGATAAACAAAACCAAGGACTACTGAAAACTACGCCCCCTATGGGTGAAGGCCTATTTACTGTAGTAACAAAAGTTTCAACCTCCTGATGAATGAGAGCCAAAGCCTCAGTTTGCACCTGCCCTGTGGAGGAACTGTAAGTAGTCACTTCTGTTACTCTAATCTGTTTTCCTTGAGGGCAAAAATCAAtcataaaatgtgaatattgaCCCAAAGTAGACTGTTAAACATTCATGTGGTACAAAATCATAAATTTCTCATATTACACTGTCAGTCTCTATCCTTCCTCTTATTGATcgtctgaaaaaaagaaagaaagcaataCACTGTTAAAGTGGCAAATGTGCCACACGCCAACCTCTTGTAGTGTCAGTGATTTTTAtcgacttgttttttttagcaaattCCAAGCATGGATTTACTTTAGGTGCATGAGTTGAAAAACATGCAGTCGGCTGCTATAGGtgcttctgtgtttcttttgttattctcttgtaaatgtttttatagcCGTAGAATGAGCTTCTGGAAACATTTCTGGCACTAGAATTTCAAATGTGTGCAATAGTTTGTTATAATGAGTATGTTCATGTGAGGTTTGTTCAGTTACACAACTGGCAGCCATCGTCCGGCTGTTTCAGGTACTTAGATGTGTGTAAGCTATATTTTGATAGACTGATAGTTGGATAAGAAGTAAGAAAAATATGTTCCCTGCATTGAGTAATGTGAAGTCTGTGATATTATACCACAGTATTTTCTCCTCAGCCTCTGAATGCTTCCTCTAATGCCCAGTGACAATCAAACTCTGTTAATAAAGAACTAATATATTTACCTGTCTTCTTCTTGTATgcagtttatctgtgtttgaATGTATTAGTGTGTCAtacatgttttcatgtgaatGCAGGGCCGTTGCAACAGGGTAGGCAAAGCAAGGAATTGCCTGGGGCCCCCTGAGCTTGGAGGTGGCCCCCTCAGGAAGGCTGATTCATGGTAACAACCACTTTCTGAGAAACCCCTTAAATTCTTGCAATTGCACCATGATCAGAACCTCCCTAACAAGACCCCGTGCCACTAGCTTTCTGCCAAACACATCCACATTTTAGAGGATGAGAATGTGTATCATGTATAATGTGTTActtggtttggtttgatgtaGGACCCCacaggtcccttttgcctggggcccctgAGATGCTCTTGTGTAAATGTGAAGACCCTGATAAATTAGTAGATTTCCATCATGCCGGTTATGATCATTAGATTGAAGTGTACAACAGTTTTAGGACTTTTCTCGAAGGAGCCTCTCGATGCGGAACCTTTCCAGCGCTTCCCGGGAAATCTGACCAAAGGTGTGTCCGAACATGAACTTGTTTCCTGTGGGATGATTTATCATTAGACGTAATTGATGCTTTTCTCTCACTGAGTGATTGatttaaatcatatttcatAATTTATGTCAACACAAGGCTTTTGTGGTGTTAAATGTGTCTGTCGCTCTGATACAGACCTGGGATGTGTCCCGTGAATGATGGCACTGCACCGCTTTTTGATTGGTAGATGGTTGGCATGGGAGGTGTTGTACTGTCCCTCCTCAGGATCTCCTGGGACGTGGGGTCACTCCGCTGCTGCTTTCCAAACTTGATCAGTGCCTCGTTGGTGATGATGGGGTAACCTTTACCCATCAGGAAACGGGACTTTGGCACGTGCCCCGTAAAAcctaaagaaaaacattactCATTAACTCATAggtatattttattaattcttTGGTATTTTTATGCCAGGGTATACATTGAAAGGAAATTTAGTTTTGCTTTTACAGCCTGCACAGTTTAAAAATCTATCAGCTAACAACCTGGATATTTTTCTGGCTTTGATGGACATGTTGACTGCTATTGTTAATTAATTAGCCATAAAGGTTTTGCAAGTCGATAGCATTTTCAGACTATGCCAAGCGACATGCAAAGCTGATTGAGATATTTCTTAAGgggttggtggagaccaaaacagagctaaaatgatatttaaatattgaaaatgtgACCACAAATGAATACGAATGTTGCTCCGTGTGGATGTTTCAATAAGCAATAATGATTTTTGTCATTGAAAATTTGAATATATGTCAAAGGAATGATTTAACTGATTTAAGGCCTGTTACAGCTGAAGCATGCAGTAAGAATCATGCATATTTCATGCTTACCAACTCAAACTCTGTCTTGTACCTGAAATAAAGTGCTTGTGCTGGTTATCATCGTCCATTAAATAC
It contains:
- the LOC118125367 gene encoding AP-4 complex accessory subunit RUSC2 isoform X1, producing MIGASSLSGDTLIACHFPVVQLPTWQLPVQDLCSSAKRSGRLCAVGLTRAVSLPEQDSLNREQGFVGGRRPFSSSYSRLNEDRAEEEGGASDSSGRYDSTSSPEETSSYLKKESSETRGSVSLSPEETSSYLKKESSEVRGSVRSHNSFLPCTQLDEDEEDEDSDGDNLHRYHEDSSFLLHGNSNWPLSNGARHYAVPLGDMEGEWGKEGTVLGIESNQEWLSNQPNPLDSHVNRSGVTRMACGEQDSDRHKCSPEVMCNTEYVSDSSCNSSDGVLVNFCTMYNRSNNPATPRDLSSPALPPSQSHEGSVFLNLHPVPQTRTEDLQQADMRSNSPPKDEVDLTPSASRWSPQGLDSNCNLFSLEPLPPGLSSLEVSDLTACLQSQSTLAIGTNQKYYKLVTCDLSSQSPSPAWSSVNSCPEGPSRSSPLPPSEHLFIHYVKEGPHTEEKKDKVDQQKENMFSSHFQTDDYQAASTSTDKGFCRRKHTDSIQDLCRTPCSLCPSPCSPRSRKGENTSGASIQPSGILNREHCYTDAAEEGACSLENALVRYSKAQRPTSLPIQPFVLSPADKQQTQAQHLGCLLEQYINQKSSRSSSSEPGRKGKGKSSRCFSNLQPSPASSRRPIFLEAPSSSDTCSTCTPSPECFGRRHTWSQASRSQGRVSPCTSKSSLGPSHTSPKPRSSQELDKTSPCSGTTQTNSCLNLTSAPNQSSRVKIPTCEDLIELTPEQSYVDHQPQNNTSYHSIFSHTPPILALTTDTRHPNLQVSSSTPTFSQTEKKLPHRRATPSADSGFFHGSFTAALSSVTPLSSLSSLLSSAASGLHPQQMQDSAGHSGRQSQSQHSESLILSDRPPTEFCLSPETSYESLSISHLQRRGLLRSVSRAVDLIMAHFGSSRDPEEKMRLGNSSWSPTIAGLVLEHLCPTIQNILEDGLRDHKLDLIIGQRRNHSWTLVDISTRIGPSTRVLHSLVSKIKQCPQLSSHCMRMRAFIMGLLNLRALEFWLSHFQSQKNLITTNYHSWGFLSMSLGQCQPLFQELLLLLQPLSVLPFDLNLLLEPRLLCNRQLCPEEQGVSPPQPCSALLATNWPLLQADRKVDSSYISQQTKMSQHIGVHHQESPSRLNSSSIKLQCGGTQANRSPWLAPIPEWCQKEPDLVDGVVEGEDCSQNYADTWSQISMDSKQEEKRRDKDNGTLNASACVQVESPCQGGLRWAKLFGAADSSSRAETVSQSPIGAQTRRRPSQWLHLDRSQLGLLAQSIKSMKIVAAQINKTKDY
- the LOC118125367 gene encoding AP-4 complex accessory subunit RUSC2 isoform X2, whose product is MIGASSLSGDTLIACHFPVVQLPTWQLPVQDLCSSAKRSGRLCAVGLTRAVSLPEQDSLNREQGFVGGRRPFSSSYSRLNEDRAEEEGGASDSSGRYDSTSSPEETSSYLKKESSETRGSVSLSPEETSSYLKKESSEVRGSVRSHNSFLPCTQLDEDEEDEDSDGDNLHRYHEDSSFLLHGNSNWPLSNGARHYAVPLGDMEGEWGKEGTVLGIESNQEWLSNQPNPLDSHVNRSGVTRMACGEQDSDRHKCSPEVMCNTEYVSDSSCNSSDGVLVNFCTMYNRSNNPATPRDLSSPALPPSQSHEGSVFLNLHPVPQTRTEDLQQADMRSNSPPKDEVDLTPSASRWSPQGLDSNCNLFSLEPLPPGLSSLEVSDLTACLQSQSTLAIGTNQKYYKLVTCDLSSQSPSPAWSSVNSCPEGPSRSSPLPPSEHLFIHYVKEGPHTEEKKTDDYQAASTSTDKGFCRRKHTDSIQDLCRTPCSLCPSPCSPRSRKGENTSGASIQPSGILNREHCYTDAAEEGACSLENALVRYSKAQRPTSLPIQPFVLSPADKQQTQAQHLGCLLEQYINQKSSRSSSSEPGRKGKGKSSRCFSNLQPSPASSRRPIFLEAPSSSDTCSTCTPSPECFGRRHTWSQASRSQGRVSPCTSKSSLGPSHTSPKPRSSQELDKTSPCSGTTQTNSCLNLTSAPNQSSRVKIPTCEDLIELTPEQSYVDHQPQNNTSYHSIFSHTPPILALTTDTRHPNLQVSSSTPTFSQTEKKLPHRRATPSADSGFFHGSFTAALSSVTPLSSLSSLLSSAASGLHPQQMQDSAGHSGRQSQSQHSESLILSDRPPTEFCLSPETSYESLSISHLQRRGLLRSVSRAVDLIMAHFGSSRDPEEKMRLGNSSWSPTIAGLVLEHLCPTIQNILEDGLRDHKLDLIIGQRRNHSWTLVDISTRIGPSTRVLHSLVSKIKQCPQLSSHCMRMRAFIMGLLNLRALEFWLSHFQSQKNLITTNYHSWGFLSMSLGQCQPLFQELLLLLQPLSVLPFDLNLLLEPRLLCNRQLCPEEQGVSPPQPCSALLATNWPLLQADRKVDSSYISQQTKMSQHIGVHHQESPSRLNSSSIKLQCGGTQANRSPWLAPIPEWCQKEPDLVDGVVEGEDCSQNYADTWSQISMDSKQEEKRRDKDNGTLNASACVQVESPCQGGLRWAKLFGAADSSSRAETVSQSPIGAQTRRRPSQWLHLDRSQLGLLAQSIKSMKIVAAQINKTKDY